The genomic region ACCTTCTCCGATGCCTACGTGGTGATGCTGACCGCGCGCGACACCGAGATGGACACCATCGTGGGGCTCACTGTCGGTGCCGACGACTACGTCACCAAACCGTTCAGCCCGCGCGAACTGGTGGCGCGAATCAGGGCGATGCTGCGCCGGCCACGCGTACAGACACCGGTCGATGCCGCAGCTACCGACGACAGGCCGCCCCCGCGGCAGTTCGGCCCGCTCAGTATCGACGTCGCCGCACGGGACGTGACGATCGACGATGAGCCGATCATGTTGACCCGCACCGAATTCGACATCCTTGAAGCACTGTCGGCCCGCCCCGGAGTGGTGTTGACCCGCCGCCAGCTCCTTGAGACCGTGCGGGACGGGCCATGGGTCGGCGACGACCACCTCATCGACGTCCATATCGGTCACCTCCGACGCAAGCTGGGTGACGACGCCGCCCAGCCGCGCTACATCATCACGATCCGCGGCGTGGGCTACCGCATGGGATCCGGGCAATGAGCCAGACCTCGCGTAGGGCGCGAAGGTCACGGCGGCGCCCGGGCCTTGGCCTGCGCCTCCTCATGGCTCAGGCATTGGTGCTTGCCGCAGGCGCGGCGACCACATTCATCGTCGCCGCCATCGTCGGGCCGCCGCTGTTTCGAGAGCACCTGCACCGTGCGGGAGTTGCCGCGAGTTCTCACGAGGAGACCCACGCGGTTGAGGCCTACCGATACGCCACGGTCTTCTCGGTTGGTGGCGCGCTGGCCGTCTCCGCTATGACGGCGCTGGCGGTGAGCTGGTACGTCAGCCGACGGCTGCAACGCTCCGTCACCGAGGTCGCCGCCGCGGCCACCGCCGTCGCCGAGGGCCGATACGACATCCGGGTGTCCCCACCGCATCTCGGCGACGACTTCGACACGCTCGCACAGGCCTTCAACCAGATGGCCGGGCGACTTGAAACCGTTGACGCCACCCGCCGGCGACTGTTCGGCGATCTCGCCCATGAGATTCGCACACCGGTATCGGTTCTCGAGGCGTACATGGAGGCTCTCGAGGACGGGGTGCGAACACTGACCCCTGACACCACCGCCATGCTGCGCGACCAGACCCGGCGCCTGGTGCGGTTCTCCGACGATGTCGCCGCACTGGCTCAGGCCGAAGAGGGTGCCACCTCAATGGCATTCACGTCGGTCGCTCTGCCCGATTTCATCGGCAGTGCGGTCGCCGCCGCTCAAGAGCGTTATGACGCCAAGGGCGTCGCCCTGACGACCGACGTCCCCGCTGGCCTCCCACCATTGTTCGGAGATCCGGAGCGACTCGCTCAAGTGCTGGGGAACCTGCT from Mycolicibacterium sp. YH-1 harbors:
- a CDS encoding response regulator transcription factor, which translates into the protein MKTMDGTSAPPPSGAQGYRALVVDDEAPLAEVVASYLERDQFETTVVFNGSDAIAVARELDPDVVILDLGLPGVDGLEVCRQLRTFSDAYVVMLTARDTEMDTIVGLTVGADDYVTKPFSPRELVARIRAMLRRPRVQTPVDAAATDDRPPPRQFGPLSIDVAARDVTIDDEPIMLTRTEFDILEALSARPGVVLTRRQLLETVRDGPWVGDDHLIDVHIGHLRRKLGDDAAQPRYIITIRGVGYRMGSGQ
- a CDS encoding cell wall metabolism sensor histidine kinase WalK, with amino-acid sequence MSQTSRRARRSRRRPGLGLRLLMAQALVLAAGAATTFIVAAIVGPPLFREHLHRAGVAASSHEETHAVEAYRYATVFSVGGALAVSAMTALAVSWYVSRRLQRSVTEVAAAATAVAEGRYDIRVSPPHLGDDFDTLAQAFNQMAGRLETVDATRRRLFGDLAHEIRTPVSVLEAYMEALEDGVRTLTPDTTAMLRDQTRRLVRFSDDVAALAQAEEGATSMAFTSVALPDFIGSAVAAAQERYDAKGVALTTDVPAGLPPLFGDPERLAQVLGNLLDNALRHTPSGGRVGVSARVNRDNLVLQVTDDGEGVAAEHLPHLFERFYRADMARDREHGGAGIGLAITAALVEAHAGHITATSDGLGTGATFTIVMPLRAPQAARGTAAPARVTAGTFRGRR